A window of the Hypomesus transpacificus isolate Combined female chromosome 8, fHypTra1, whole genome shotgun sequence genome harbors these coding sequences:
- the zbtb14 gene encoding zinc finger and BTB domain-containing protein 14, translating into MSETVKYVDDEHKTIFLKLLNEQRLEGEHCDIAVVVEDVKFRAHRCVLAACSNYFKKLFKKHEVDNSSVIEIDFIRSDIFEEVLNYMYTAKISVKKKDVNLMMSSGQILGIRFLDKLCSQKRDLTAEEKHDKFPYDIVKLAMPPDDPSLTSDPDVQVLGEHHDTPTHDLVEDTSANHELDKSPSSALRVQEAILKELANEDVHKVSCYDQDVVEPMDTEPKDLGHAAQTLTFTDSMGEVKDEHTASWTTATTDMKFEYLLYGHRDQLACQVCGKTFVDENRLRKHEKLHSAERPFVCEICSKAFTTQAHLKEHLKIHTGFKPYRCDVCGKSFIRAPDLKKHERVHSNERPFGCQMCDKAFKHKSHLKDHERRHRGEKPFVCSSCTKAFAKASDLKRHENNMHSERKQLAPSVLQTETEQLQAAAMAAEAEQQLESIACS; encoded by the coding sequence ATGTCAGAGACAGTGAAGTACGTGGACGATGAGCACAAGACCATCTTCCTGAAGCTACTGAACGAGCAGCGTCTGGAGGGGGAGCACTGCGACATTGCCGTGGTCGTGGAGGATGTCAAGTTCCGCGCCCACCGCTGTGTCCTCGCCGCCTGCAGCAACTACTTCAAAAAGCTGTTCAAGAAGCATGAGGTGGACAACTCGTCTGTCATCGAGATCGACTTCATCCGCTCTGACATTTTTGAGGAAGTGCTCAACTACATGTATACAGCCAAAATCTCCGTCAAGAAGAAGGACGTCAACCTGATGATGTCGTCGGGGCAGATCCTCGGCATACGTTTCCTGGACAAGCTGTGCTCCCAGAAGCGTGACCTGACGGCCGAGGAGAAGCATGACAAGTTCCCCTACGACATTGTCAAGTTGGCTATGCCCCCTGACGAcccctccctgacctctgaccctgatgtacaggtgCTGGGGGAGCACCACGACACACCTACCCATGACCTTGTAGAGGACACCTCAGCCAATCACGAGCTTGACAAGTCTCCCAGCTCCGCCTTGCGTGTGCAGGAAGCCATCCTGAAAGAGCTAGCCAATGAGGACGTCCACAAAGTGAGCTGCTACGACCAGGACGTGGTAGAGCCCATGGACACAGAGCCCAAAGACCTGGGCCACGCCGCCCAGACTCTGACAttcacagacagcatgggggaggtGAAGGACGAGCACACAGCCAGCTGGACCACCGCCACCACAGACATGAAGTTCGAGTACCTGCTGTACGGCCACCGCGACCAGCTAGCCTGCCAGGTCTGCGGGAAGACCTTTGTGGACGAGAACCGCCTGAGGAAGCATGAAAAGCTGCACTCAGCCGAGCGGCCGTTCGTGTGTGAGATTTGCAGCAAGGCCTTCACCACGCAGGCCCACCTGAAGGAGCACCTGAAAATCCACACAGGCTTCAAGCCCTACCGCTGCGACGTTTGCGGGAAGTCCTTCATCCGTGCGCCCGACCTCAAGAAGCACGAGCGCGTCCACAGCAACGAGCGCCCGTTCGGGTGCCAAATGTGCGACAAGGCCTTCAAACACAAGTCGCACCTGAAGGACCACGAACGGCGGCACCGCGGGGAAAAGCCATTTGTCTGCAGCTCCTGCACCAAGGCGTTTGCCAAAGCCTCCGACCTGAAAAGGCACGAGAACAACATGCACAGCGAGAGGAAGCAGCTGGCGCCGTCAGTGCTGCAGACGGAGACGGAgcagctgcaggctgcagccatggcGGCCGAGGCAGAGCAGCAGCTGGAGTCGATAGCCTGCTCGTAG